In Pongo abelii isolate AG06213 chromosome 5, NHGRI_mPonAbe1-v2.0_pri, whole genome shotgun sequence, a single genomic region encodes these proteins:
- the C5H6orf132 gene encoding uncharacterized protein C6orf132 homolog, with the protein MKKNQTVQGTFSKLFGKKHTTTPSTSLYATNPPWIFTQEAPEEGTRGFDGIYYEDNRFNTVSESGTATLKARPRVRPLLTFLPLNAQENNHGLAVPTPSVPEDFADKAVTGTSSLVNGNLRLYSSVGDLRPGQYGQDLLIPPPPPGPAPGPPQDISEPPGGSPLPSPPSTAPPPPPLLLEPPPPPSMAPPPPPVLEALSPPHTLSSPSIPTPPDFIPPAPPLAFLAPPPPPVPAPAPPAPASPHTVGTRLFPPGGVTKWKSDIALNGRQAEATRASPPRSPAEPKGSALGPNPEPHLTFPRSFKVPPPTPVRTSSIPIQEAQEAPRKEEGTTKKAPSRLPLPPSFHIRPASQVYPDRAPEPDCPGELKAAAAASPRLGQSQSQADEQAGTPPPAPPLPPPAPPLPPPAPPLPPAAPPLPCAQKAAHSPAGFTKTPKSSSPALKPKPNPPSPENTASSAPVDWRDPSQMEKLRNELAAYLCGSRREDRFLSHRPGPTVAPQSKEGKKGPRLPEKETPLSLPAKDTPPGVPEKSLGSSSLTETEAAPSLTLPPVDYLPQDSPTPSVRQIRNELEARLSSSAEKEAKPSIGSLPPKPRLEGGRICENGADNDKLSKPVAKNLPPQSTTLLPTTSLQPKAMLGPAIPPKATPEPAIPPKATLWPATPPKATLGPDTPLKATSRPATPLKATSGPATPPKATSGPAIASTATTLPTTTSQLMAEKDSGPAGQPEKPAVQQISTSSQARGEGSPSEATRLPTQGARSSPALPPKTSPGGGEVPCLYKPHCHQSSLSREVAVVMPTLARGGAAGPGEPVEVKEPPGLPAKPPASAQPTDELLRHPVTGEVVERGSPMALLLAARQRAQKGRPGGAALGRSSLPGSLRDHSHQAEASSDSIFHNQGTPNSFTVVPKLPKEAEKDSPLTTEIPNKWGPRLGRDAEGTEQSRRHNWTKPEPQAPVAWERAAPSNLPQGHPLPKSFSSPPSPSNKRDEEEEFNFEVIPPPPEFSNDPEPPAPALQYLGRQSSPPRNNYSDLRQLPNAGPGAPPALGFSRFPAGARYAGTGGLERFSGGGRSLIKKRLYVGEPHRGPGLPHGGTGRSLSSPNCFGSQPGGPEMRRVNSAGRAPPGGLHARRLSQEGAARGAAEAKHKAPGSADYGFAPAAGRSPHTTTCYGSPINTFTVRPGTRHPISYACSGAHRKATS; encoded by the exons AATGCCCAGGAAAACAACCATGGGCTGGCTGTGCCCACCCCCTCAGTTCCAGAAGATTTTGCAGACAAAGCAGTGACAG GTACCAGCTCACTAGTCAATGGCAACCTCCGACTGTACAGCTCTGTGGGTGACCTGAGGCCTGGACAATATGGCCAGGATCTACtcatccccccacctcccccaggcccagccccagggCCCCCTCAGGACATTTCAGAACCTCCAGGGGGGTCGCCACTGCCATCTCCACCTTCCACAGCACCCCCACCACCTCCCCTGCTGCtggaacccccacccccacccagcatggccccacctccacccccagtATTGGAGGCCCTATCCCCACCACACACTCTTTCCTCCCCATCCATACCCACCCCTCCTGACTTCAttccccctgccccacccttgGCCTTTCTAGCCCCCCCACCGCCTCCTGTGCCAGCCCCAGCACCCCCAGCTCCAGCATCTCCTCACACAGTGGGGACTCGTCTCTTTCCCCCTGGGGGTGTCACCAAGTGGAAATCAGATATAGCACTGAATGGCAGGCAGGCAGAGGCCACCAGAGCCAGCCCCCCGAGAAGCCCTGCTGAGCCAAAGGGGAGTGCCCTGGGACCTAACCCAGAGCCCCATCTCACCTTCCCCCGTTCTTTCAAAgtgcctcccccaaccccagtcaGGACTTCGTCCATCCCAATTCAGGAAGCACAAGAGGCTCCCCGAAAGGAAGAGGGGACCACCAAGAAGGCTCCCAGCCGACTCCCACTGCCTCCTAGCTTCCACATCCGCCCCGCCTCCCAGGTCTACCCAGACAGGGCCCCCGAGCCAGACTGCCCTGGGGAGCTCAAGGCCGCAGCAGCAGCCAGCCCAAGGCTTGGCCAGTCCCAGTCCCAAGCAGATGAACAAGCTGGGACTCCGcctccagcccctcccctgcctcctcctgcaccccccctccctcctccagcaCCCCCACTTCCCCCAGCTGCACCTCCTTTGCCCTGTGCTCAGAAGGCAGCCCACTCACCTGCTGGGTTTACAAAAACCCCTAAATCCAGCTCTCCTGCTCTCAAACCCAAACCCAACCCCCCCAGCCCAGAGAACACAGCCTCTTCAGCACCTGTGGACTGGAGGGACCCCAGCCAGATGGAAAAGCTGCGGAACGAGCTGGCAGCCTATCTCTGTGGCTCCAGGAGAGAGGACCGATTCCTCAGTCACAGGCCAGGCCCAACAGTGGCCCCTCAGAGCAAGGAGGGCAAGAAGGGCCCCCGCCTGCCGGAGAAGGAGACTCCCCTGAGCCTGCCAGCAAAGGACACTCCCCCAGGTGTTCCTGAAAAGAGTCTTGGCAGCAGCAGCCTGACAGAGACAGAAGCTGCCCCCAGCCTGACCCTGCCCCCTGTGGACTACCTTCCCCAAGACTCTCCAACTCCCAGCGTGCGGCAGATCCGGAATGAGCTGGAGGCCCGGCTCTCCTCATCAGCAGAGAAGGAGGCTAAGCCCAGCATAGGATCTCTGCCCCCTAAGCCTCGGCTAGAAGGGGGAAGAATTTGTGAAAACGGGGCGGATAATGACAAACTCTCCAAGCCTGTGGCCAAGAATCTGCCACCTCAATCCACCACCCTGCTGCCAACTACATCACTCCAGCCCAAGGCCATGTTGGGACCAGCCATACCACCCAAGGCCACACCTGAGCCAGCCATACCACCCAAGGCTACACTTTGGCCAGCCACACCACCCAAGGCCACACTTGGGCCAGACACACCACTCAAGGCCACATCTAGGCCAGCCACACCACTCAAGGCCACATCTGGGCCAGCCACACCACCCAAGGCCACATCTGGCCCTGCCATAGCATCTACAGCCACAActctgcccaccaccacatcccaACTGATGGCAGAGAAGGACTCAGGCCCAGCTGGGCAGCCAGAGAAGCCAGCAGTTCAACAAATTTCCACTTCCTCCCAGGCAAGGGGAGAGGGGTCCCCCTCAGAGGCCACTAGGCTGCCCACACAGGGAGCCCGCTCATCTCCAGCCCTCCCACCAAAGACATCTCCTGGTGGAGGAGAGGTGCCATGTCTCTACAAGCCCCACTGCCACCAGAGCAGCCTCAGCCGTGAGGTTGCTGTGGTGATGCCCACCCTGGCCAGAGGAGGGGCTGCAGGGCCAGGGGAGCCCGTGGAGGTAAAGGAGCCCCCAGGGCTGCCAGCCAAGCCCCCTGCCTCGGCCCAGCCCACTGATGAACTCCTCAGGCACCCGGTGACTGGGGAGGTGGTGGAGCGGGGCTCGCCGATGGCCCTGCTcctggcggccaggcagagggcgCAGAAGGGGAGGCCCGGAGGGGCTGCCCTGGGTCGGTCCTCTCTGCCAGGAAGTCTCCGTGACCACAGCCACCAAGCCGAGGCCAGCTCTGACAGCATCTTCCACAACCAGGGCACGCCCAACTCCTTCACTGTGGTGCCCAAGTTAcctaaggaggctgagaaggactCCCCGCTGACGACCGAAATACCCAATAAGTGGGGGCCGCGGCTGGGAAGAGACGCAGAGGGCACAGAACAGAGCCGCAGGCACAACTGGACAAAGCCAGAGCCCCAGGCCCCTGTGGCCTGGGAAAGAGCAGCTCCCTCCAACCTCCCCCAGGGCCACCCGCTGCCCAAGTccttctcctccccaccttctcctTCGAACAAGAGGGACGAGGAGGAGGAGTTCAACTTCGAGGTCATCCCACCGCCGCCAGAGTTCAGCAATGACCCTGAGCCCCCGGCCCCGGCCCTCCAGTATCTGGGTCGCCAGAGCTCCCCTCCCCGGAACAACTACTCAGACTTGAGGCAGCTCCCGAACGCTGGCCCCGGGGCGCCCCCGGCTCTCGGCTTCTCGCGCTTTCCCGCGGGCGCGCGCTACGCCGGGACTGGGGGCCTGGAGCGCTTCTCGGGAGGGGGCCGCTCGCTCATAAAGAAGCGCCTGTACGTCGGGGAGCCGCACCGAGGCCCAGGGCTGCCCCACGGTGGCACCGGCCGCAGCCTGAGCTCTCCCAACTGCTTCGGGTCGCAGCCCGGAGGCCCCGAGATGCGGCGCGTGAACTCGGCGGGTCGCGCGCCCCCCGGAGGCCTGCACGCGCGGAGGCTGTCCCAGGAGGGCGCCGCCCGGGGCGCCGCGGAGGCCAAGCACAAAGCGCCCGGCAGCGCCGACTACGGCTTCGCCCCAGCTGCCGGCAG GTCTCCCCACACCACCACCTGCTATGGAAGCCCCATCAACACGTTCACCGTGAGGCCTGGGACCCGCCATCCTATCTCCTATGCCTGCTCAGGGGCCCATCGGAAAGCCACCTCCTGA